A genomic region of Notamacropus eugenii isolate mMacEug1 chromosome 3, mMacEug1.pri_v2, whole genome shotgun sequence contains the following coding sequences:
- the LOC140531852 gene encoding olfactory receptor 2A1/2A42-like: METNQTTVTDFILLGFLVSPKMLLVLFGLFLLLYTFTLLGNGVILGLICVDFRLRTPMYFFLSQLAIVDISYASNTVPQILTNLLEPAKPISFAGCIMQTFLFMTFAHIECLLLVMMSYDRYVAICHPLRYKIIMSWGVCIALATISWIFGSLLALVHVLLLLRLPFCGPREINHFFCEILSILKLACADIWLNKLVIFIACVFILVGPLCLVLISYTGILGAILRIQSGEGRKKAFSTCSSHLCVVELFFGSAIITYMAPDSRNGEEQQKILFLFYSFFNPTLNPLIYSLRNAEVKGALKRLLRKESLSWLLYCSNFFSLTKVIFYIMLLYKFFP, from the exons ATGGAGACCAATCAGACCACAGTGACAGATTTCATTCTGCTGGGATTTCTTGTTAGCCCCAAGATGCTCCTAGTTCTATTTGGACTGTTCCTCCTACTCTACACCTTCACTCTGCTCGGAAATGGAGTCATCTTGGGGTTGATTTGTGTTGATTTCCGACTCCGCACTcccatgtatttcttcctttcacaACTGGCTATTGTTGATATCTCTTATGCCTCAAACACAGTACCCCAAATTTTGACAAATCTCCTGGAGCCAGCCAAACCCATCTCCTTTGCAGGTTGCATAATGCAGACCTTTCTCTTTATGACATTTGCCCACATTGAATGCCTTCTGTTGGTAATGATGAGCTATGACCGGTATGTGGCAATTTGCCATCCACTAAGATACAAAATCATTATGAGCTGGGGAGTATGTATTGCACTGGCTACCATATCCTGGATATTTGGATCCCTCCTGGCACTGGTCCATGTGCTTCTGCTCCTTAGGCTGCCCTTCTGTGGGCCTCGGGAAATCAACCACTTCTTCTGTGAAATCCTATCTATCCTGAAACTTGCCTGTGCAGACATATGGCTCAACAAATTGGTCATCTTTATTGCTTGTGTGTTTATCTTAGTGGGACCTCTCTGCTTAGTCCTCATCTCCTATACAGGTATCCTTGGTGCTATCTTGAGAATCCAatcaggggaaggaagaaagaaagcctTCTCCACCTGCTCCTCCCACCTTTGTGTGGTTGAACTTTTCTTTGGCAGTGCCATCATCACTTACATGGCTCCTGATTCGAGGAATGGTGAAGAGCAACagaaaattcttttcttattttacagcttTTTTAATCCAACCCTAAATCCTTTGATCTATAGCCTGAGAAATGCAGAGGTGAAGGGGGCCCTGAAGAGATTgctaaggaaggagag TCTTAGCTGGTTATTGTATTGTTCAAATTTTTTTAGTCTTACAAAGGTTATTTTCTATATAATGCTGTTGTATAAATTCTTCCCATAG